tccacCGTTTTGTACTTCATAaattaaacaacataatatatttactaatatagCCAAATAGGGGCAATTACAAATTTCAtctattgtatatttgtttagtatgtacattttattggtACGATTAATTGCCtgacaaaataatgtaaatccCACTGATTCTAACTTTTTACCTGTGAAATAAATGTAAACTcaatcactattattttttaattttaagttaaaactaaatttgattataattacaGATTTTTTGCTCCCAATTTAatgctaaaattaattaatatacaacatgTTCAATAACACAGAGTATCATTTTTGTTGTTTAaatctttgaatttttttttaataatattggtagaatttataatttatatgttataaatccAACCCTAAAATTGATGAAATTAGTATGCACCTCCTTATAGAGAactctatatcataatatattaatataatattatctaaaagtataagaatgtattttatcaccattatgaatttaaatttactggATTTCTGGTTTGGATACCTTAcctgaatatttaatttcaaatattatgaaacataattTATCTTTTGTCTCTAGTCAGTCAATATATTTGAACAAACCCATCATTAAAACGATCAATTAATACACTTTTTATATTCAtgtgacaaaaaatatacaataagttttttttttaacatttttaacattaaaatttaatatttttgtttaataggATGATATTCATTTAATGATAttcatttgttataataaaaccatatttttgattttatttgttaaatatttttattaattaatttagattatGCACTTGTATTAAATTACGAACCCAAATCTTTTGAGTTCCATGACAATTGAATTTTCATCGGAAAACCTtttggaacataatattattcctacATTGGAGAAATTACAAAATCCAGGAGATCAGGACCATgatactattatgatatatatacttataagtaaaaataaagaaaactatATTCAATGTAAACGTAATGATACTACCAACacgtaataaaaattatttattttagaagcTTAAATTATCTATcatattgatatgtacctaatttttactcgaataaattatttttctttggaGATTTTTTGACTGAGAAAGTTttgttaaattagttttatttggaCTGagcaattaatttattttgattcatcTGCCCGATATGCTGTTGGCTGTTCAATGAACATTTTGTGGAAATGCGCTTAAAGAATAGAAGAAATTCATTTCATCTGGAGTCTTTGTTAAAACACTTGTTAAATTAGCGAACCCGTTATTCTCAAATCGTAAGTCACATAacatacactatacaattttttatattttgtgtacatttatttttatttcatagttaAAATAATCAAGGCGTTCAAACAATGTGCCACacgatattattgaattatcaatattaaCCCGAAAAACAGATTCGATCTTTGGTTACAAAGAATTATTGTTGATCGGGACAAGGacaaagatattttaatttatgctaATAATAGTACCGaataatagttaacaataaCGTCGCCAAACAGACGTGTGTCTGAAAACGAGATGCGCACGACGGTGGCCGCACCGGGGGGGCGTAACTTTTTGCGGCACACTCGTCATTATACCCAACGTGCTTTTTTCGCCCCATTTTTCCTCAGGGCCTTAGGTGTTTAAGTGtttttatagtatgtatatttatgtgtacAGCTGGTGTtacaattgtttaataatatattataatactctctgttatgatataggtacgcgGTGAACGATTTCGTTTTTTATTTCGAACCGCGTGACGAATGTCGTGACGCGAGACTTAAACGTTttggaaatgataatattatgctctcaGTGTTGCTGCAGATGTGTCGATCGAGTAACCTATAAACacacgagtataatatacttaggtattgTAATGGAgccatattgtatattatattgagccTGTCGTGgtgagcatataatatattatattgaactattaaaGCTGTATACTACACTATTACTttattttctacataatattatatcgtaaccGAATTCTTCAATATTTAAATCGAATAAACGTCAGCGGCTACAACGctcatgaaatattatttttacaaatataaaataatatttaatattaatgtatcaaaatgtatgatgtgtgtgtgtggtgcaCGGTGTACGCTGTACAGGGTGTTTCGCCAAGCATTGAGCAACCccctatttttcattaaataattaaaaatattcttatattatgagTTTTGGATTCTGTATGCAATTTAATACAAGTGTTTTGCGTCGATATACAATTTTTCTATTCGAATGTGAACTgcacttttcaaatgtataaactgTATAAAGGAGATGggtttttgttgaaaatattgatgtatatatGAATTGATATTTGAACAATTAGTTTCTGAATAGCTTCGTATACTATAAGGAAAAATATATTCCATGGTAATCATATATAGGTTTAAAGATGTATGTGctattatgatttgaaaattatggtggatcattttattaatatattaccactatgtattaattgtaaaaattgtataataaagtgtaataaatactacctacaatctacctatactaaatattacatattattataacttattagttatttctaacttaaataattacatataattttttttccttagtGCATAAAGCTTTTCCAACTCAGATTTTCAGAGTTCAGACTTTAGAGCTTAAGATGCATCGACATTCAACGCTTAAACGAAATTAATCTGCTCAACAATCACAGTATACAAGTGGtggttattatttgaaaaaagaagTTTATGGTGCCGCAGGACACACATTAACATGTCTAAAAACTCAAGTATGTacttgaaaatatggtctttaagtataggtatacctactcagAGCTTGAAAAAAATCCATATCCGGTGCTAGTCGGGAtaggtgaatataatatatagtactaggtacatataatttgtgaaaaaccgatacaacataattaattattaatgcacTAGACCAATTTTgaagttataaattgtatacaggaCAAGATCACCAGGTTGTAACAtccataataatgaaatattttattgatatccaTTTACATTGAAATTGATGAGatgtaacttatattatattgtattataatattagataatagcCACCATTAACAATGAGATTACTCCGTTGTGGAGTTGGTAATGGAACCagttataaagatattttatttttattggtaatataatatttaaaggggtcttaccatgtttttttttttcatgattctTGGTATGATATCGCTGTGTTTTTGGTCTTTTCTCGATGCACCctgttgataacattttttgttcTTTTGTCAAAAAGCTTGAGGATTCAATTGAATTACGATATTGAATTTCACAGTGGTAATATTGCTTAGGTTGCTTAACGATAATACTTGAAAACTGGTTCATCCCTTTACAGAACAGCATCCAAATCCCTTCTTAACTGGCTAGATAGTGTTAATAACTGCGGCTTGAGACTGGCATTAGGACTTTTTCGCAGTTGTCCTGTATACAGCATTTATAACCTCGCCGGTGAAACTATCCCTGACATAAAAAGACTGGAATTACATCTCAAATATTTAGCAAGATcttcaaaatcaaataacacCATCCATGAAAAAAACAACCCCCTCATCATAAAAGAGATGAAAGACACAAACTTAGATATAACGCAAATTATAACCAAAGAAAAAATTGCCCAACCCCCTTGGGCCAGCTCATATCTAATTAATACAGAACTCAGCTGTCTTTACAAACAACAAACCTCTCCTCATATTTTCAAAAGCTTCTTTAAAAGCATAATAAGTAACTACAATGACTCCCAGGAAGTATACACTGACGGATCTAAAACTCAAGAAGGAGTAGGTTTCTCAATAATAttcccaaataaaatatttttacacaaactACCTCCTTATTGCTCCATATTCACAGCTGAAGCTTTAGCCATCCTCATGGCCATTGAGACAATATTACAAGAAGCTCATTCGAATTTCATCATTCTCAGCGATTCATTAAGCACGATAAGAAGCCTGCAGAACCCTTTCAATCCCGGTGATATTGCATCCAAAATTCTGAACAACCTCACCTTAGCGTCCGGTCTAGGTAAAAACATAGTCATCATGTGGATACCTGGTCACTCGGGAATAATAGGTAATGAAGTAGCCGACGAACACGCCTCAACAGCCATCAACAACAAAGATACCgtcttaattaataaaatgtcatatgatgacgcaaaaaaaatcataaatgagcgcacaaaatataaatggcaaaaaaattggaacttacaaaacaccaaattaaacgaaataaaaagaGACATACATCGTTGGACAAACCCTAACATCAACCGTAAAGAAGATACGGTTCTCAATAGACTCCGTTCTGGTCACACCAGAATGACTCACGGCTTCCTGATGGCAAGAGAGGAAGCTCCCATATGTCAACCTGCGGAACCTTGTTAACcgtcaaacatataatatcagACTGTTTAAGGTTCAACCAAGAGCGGACCACACATCAGATATCCAACAACCTAGACTCTTCACTCGGGCCCaatcatgaaaaaaacattgatttaataaagtttataaaacaaaccaaattgttcaatcttatataaaaaaaaaaaaaatgttattattttgtatttaattaatgtttatttgtaaactaatggcctttgctgtcgaagttaatttttttttgagatcaataaaaaaaaaggtgggcaagtggatgtcgctctgctgtactataggttacaagtgggtcactgtataatggatggtattaaatttgaattcaatgatatatcattgtataagaaaaacgattctgagtggagacgatatgtcagtctaggtataagacatattatacacttatctatggtattaaaaaaaaaattgacctataataaattccaaattaatcatatcacaatatccattaggtacatataacgcgttatacatcaacaacaaaccgtgatactatcatcgtaatatatcgatgaaaatattacaaattagaagtttcaagtgcccacgaataatattatacaatcacaacaaaataactaaaatagttattctaggtttttatgtaatttcgtccaaatttgaacttaaaatgactatacaaataaactgtgcttgtgtattttttagattttttggtaaccgaattatctatttacatggaatcttgttttaaattttcaatccttagctataaaaactgaacattttataatttattaattacaatggttgataattttcgagattttgataaattctgtgcaaatttgatctttaaatgcttataaaaaaaaactgtgcctatgtattttcaatatttttcaactgctattgtaaaaatatatcaggagtcttgtattaaatttttacactttttggcccaacagataaaactttattgatatttatagaaaaaaaaactaaaaaaattgaaaactgaaaatgcccgtaaacagctcaaaaagtgtcaaaatattttcaaaattgtatggtgtataggaaatgctaatataaacattcagtgaaattttcatgtatctacagttattcgtttttgaattacaagaaaataaggaaatcggtacatgagaaatcgagtgaatatctaatgttgtaaaaatatgaatttaaaacgctcataaaaatttaatttgactttcttgtagaaattttttttttgataaagttagacaaacttatgaggaatcttgtattagattttaaaatcttagatttaaaaagaaaattttttatgaatttctaactcaaaataatttgcaaattttcgtgatttttccgtattttttcaagatttgaactttaaacgtgtataaaaaaaaaactgtgactaaggatttttaatttttttcatctgcctttgaaacaataacctaggagccttctattaaattttcaagcttttttacccaacaaataaaattttattgatatttatagaaaaaaaatttaaaaaaactgaaaactgacaatgtccgtaaacagttcaaaaaaagtcaaattattttcaaaattgtattgtgtatagaaaatgcaaatataaacaaccagtgaaaatttcatgcatctacggtcatttgttttagagttacaccaataaccaaaatcgattttgttaaaaatcgattttgcgtaaaaattcccgtttttccttaatttttcttttgtttttcacatcgcttttgaaaactactgggaaattaaaattttgacctccccaatgcaccaacgatattcactttcccatcgaacaagatactgaagtcgaaaatcgaagcattatttcgactacttatcgtgtacacagacacaaaaataaaaaaaaaataaaaaaaaaataaaaaaaaaaaacacacatcattgtaaaatcaatacattcatcgtttcactcagaatctaaaaaaaaaatacttgaaaatagttttaataataatattataattgtttatcttttcatcacattttttaaaaagaaaaactccCAGATTTACCGGTTTAGAGTGTTTTACAAGTTAAGATGATCACTCTATATATTCGAATTTCTCAGAATTTACTTTACAAATTGAGCGCTCACATACATTTCCCATatcaaaatatagatatttccctaaaacgaatattttatatatgtcataatatactatgttatatcaaattttgcactgatattatataatatattattatatagaataaaatatgccTAACAATTGCTACACATCAATTCGTTTGCGTTttgctatcaaaatatattattgtagtagatGGCACTTAAcagatataatttttcaaactgtCCATTAAGTAGTAACAGACTTCTGATATATGATtggagtaaaattaaaaatattaagatagtacataataaaatacaaaaattacattacatCGTACCTAAATAgttgttcttaaaaaatattttcatggtaGAAAATGTGAGTTCTGGTATTGATGTCATAACTGGTAATGTAGctcataatttcaaaaaaaaagttatatttggAACATTCAGAATTTAAATGTaactatattgcatttaatgtaTGATATGCTTCAATAGCCGAATTCGGGTAAAAACGGCAATAAGGGTAGGTTAGGTGgaacaattataatgtatacattttatttgaaatatttataatatatttcgtacacattatacatacagtgtaaaatgttattgtatgtttatgcATTTGTTAAactttttctaaacattttcaaataaaataataaagttataaaataaattattatgctcACCTTAATGTTACAACCCAAGTCGGGCAATGTGACTGAGAGAAAGTAACgcctcccggatgggtgaccggGTGAACAGTTAAAACCTTGCTACACATATGCGTATTacttacctaccgtaacaactgTAACTACACCTTACCGTACCGACCTTGCCTACCACAAGACATAACCCCTACAACGGCTGTTGGCCATAGTCgtcgggctcaagatcaattaaaaaaatatatataaatataaatatactattataataactaaaaattaataattaacaactcGCAATTATGTGTGCTCGTATGCTCATTGGTTTATGGACATTAACCAACTTTCGGGGGCCGATTAAATTCTAGTTAAAATCGTCGTTTTTCTATCGCGtgcaataatttgaataataatatgcgaaaaTACAGCGGTTGCACCGTGTGCATAacgtcatgataatattatgaccaaGAAACGAAAAGATCGCTACCATCTATCGCGCGTGACATTTCGTGTTTAAAATCAGATAATCGGatcatatgcatattattatattttattttagtaaatcgaACACGCTGTGGAATATTATGAGCGACGAgactaaattataaatgctgaaccatataatatatacactctCTCCACACATACGACGGCGGTACATATAGTTCAAGCACgtccattattttaatataatatcatgtacctatttCATTTGCATGCATTTAACAAACGGTAAACTCGAGTGATTTTTAGCAGCCCATATTTTAATATGCCCATGTGTATGTGTAGTAGCGGAGTAGCGGTTTCTTtacatataagtattataataattatgtatatacgtgAAACCGATCGAAATCGAAAGAAATAACCGTTTGACGCTCGTCGGTTGTTCAGCaatttaataggtacacaatatgcgtaggtacattataatattataatataacacaaagCATATTATGCTTTATACTATTTATCCACCGAGAGCGTTtattaatcgtattattattgcgGTGTTCCTGTGTATTgtaaagttatatatatatcatcatCGGGACGTATCGTCACGAAAAAACCAAACAATtttctgtttatattttatcatattcgATCGGTTTTTTATCACTGTCCCACTCACTCTATTTTTATCTTTCTCTCTCTATTTATACACCCgctcgtataaatgtataatgcaagtttataatatattatatgtatacataaagtCTCTGGGGGGGTCCTCCGCGATTTTGGTTCGTATATAAACGCTGcatagtgcataatattatgtacccttAAAtcgattcatataatattatatgcattacaGGTAATAGGaagttataaaatacctatataatattctatacactGAGTGGATCCTAAAACAAAAAACCATGGACAGTGGTCACggcagatatatatataatataatgtgtgtgtgtgcgtgtgtgcatAACAATGGTCCGAGAGACGGTGTGATAAAAACCCATAAACCCGATCGGCAGCACTTAGTGCCTTTATCTACCCGCAGCAGCAACAGCATCACTTCCGTCATAACTGGAAtcagcctattatattatattattattattattatacatacgagAGTGATATCGTTCGCACcgcgtattaataatattataatacacagttATCTGAAACGCGagcgtatttattattatgttgtcgtGATtcagtggtaaaaaaaaaaatttcgcaaaagtataaaaaataaataataccataggtactattatacgaGAACTGTCCAGTGGCCGCTCGTGATTCGCGAACCGTATAATATGTGGGTTGAGGCAGATGACATGACGAcaatatataattgttgaatGACGAATACACTCCCACAGTTctactacctataatagtacAAGTACAAAATcgataattgaatataataataataatattaagttcattgtTATTCGTTTGATAAGAACCGATATCACCTCATTTTTCTTTACAATAGTTAGGTGAGGCTGAGCCTCACTTGCCTACCCTAACGAGCCACCACTGGAACTGTCACTATCCAACTTGTCAAATCATAATAAGTTAAAACTTACATAGGTATAACCATAACGAACCAATCGTTCgtgattcgattttttttacattcttctGAAATTCTTAGAAAAATCTCATGTGCGTTCTTAAttcaatttgatttaaaatataagaaactGAGCACGTCTTCAACATtagcaaatataaaatatgcacaaatacacaataactAAATTGACGCAACGTGTCAACCCGAATAcctgatacataatatacttattccGAATCCTGATACTACAGTGTGACTATAACAGCTGCATGTTACTTGCGTCCCCCCaaaaaggtatattttacaGGTAGTAGATTTGACCGGTAACTTGTTTCCTGTTTTTGGGACTATATACAGCTGCATGTTACTTGCGTCACGAAAAAAAGGTACATTTTTCAGGTAGTAAATTTGACCGGTAATTTGCTTCCCGTTTTGGAGACGCAAGTcggctatataattattatcgatataaACTatctactaaaatatttaaatatcatatttttattcaacccACATATTTTCCAATTCATTGACGGCGTATAACCATTCCAGATTAATACAAAGTCTTAACTAATAGCATAAAtactgcaaaaaaaatattacagaaaaaaaaacatttaaaattagaatacttaaaaaaacaaatcaaaagtttaaaaaaacgaaatttcACCATTACATAATAAACGTTTCATTTACATTTCAAACAATATAAAGATCTAAATATAGATGGTTgaactatgattattattgtaatataataccaGTACCAATACTAATACCATGAATATCCCGGGAAAAGTTActaccatattatatgtattagtattttgaattatgttatactatatttgaattgaactatatttattattatcgtgacaAGATgtaaaacatgaattttttcactattttggATTGTATACCTAACTTACTTATTAAGTCTTATacttctatgatattataatattattataaattaaaataaacaccaatgtattttttttttaattaacattttgatATCGTGGATTAGGcgcatgtaaactccgccacgAGAACCTTTTTTTAGTGTAAGCTCCGCCAGGAAAATAAAACAGGTAAAATTGGGttcatgtaaactccgccagtgaCAAAAATCAAGtaacagtatacactatacaatattaatatgatatacagattattattaaacaaaaaatcataattttataattataactatccATATTAAATAAGTGTttgccaaaaaatataaaaaaaaaattttaaaaaaaaataataattgttcgaacAAATCATACAAATTGCAATGGccagtattatgttaaaaataatgatagataattgtaataacaaataagtaataatcaaaaaatatgtaggtacctatattataatattattatgacattataatgtgttattttGAACTGTGAACTAAAACTATGAGATACAATTTGTAGATATTCAAaccattaagtataatataaatccattattataactatttagtatttatagtttTCTCTAacacaataactttttttcatttagaatTTTTGAGTTTTCTTAGCAGAGAAGTATCGTTTAGTTTTACGTGAGGAAGGCCTTAATGGCCGAACTGGCGGAGTTTTCATATACCAATTataggtaagaaaataaaactgacGGAGTTTACATTAGACcctttcattacatttttatctaacCGGTATTCTGGTGGAGTTTACAATCACCCCGTGGATCATATCGATATTTTCGGAACCCAATATTaggttataaaaaaaggtatccCGGGACGCTAATAGGCTATGAACctttttcaatcttttttttgAGGGGACGCCACTCATGGCCACCTGATAATAATTTCGGACGCAAGTAGTATAATATGCACCGCTATACAAATGTCATCGTACATTTTAAACGTCGGTAGGTGTTATTATTAGTCCAGCTTCGCATATATTGTTTGACGGTCAGAAACCGTTTTCAATATACCGATATACCCCAGGCCTTCGGTGTATAGACGAGTTGGCTGTGTATAACGATCGATAAATcgatttacaaatataataatataaaggcaacgatgataataataataataataataatatataagatggGTGTGCGCGCGGAGGCTCTCAcgaataaactatatatatacctgcggtacataaaatattaataaatgtgtgTACGGATTTCGTTACATAATTTATGAATGGCCCCCGCCGATATATCCTATATAAACGCCGCATacctatagatattaatataatacgcacatagtaataataatataagataatattataaacatattataataataataataataataataaaccgacTTTAATTAAGTCCGCCTCGTGTAACGATcgggcgcgcgcgcgcacacacacagaCGTCTCtcgtatcatattttatactatattatcgtTGGCCCACACGATAAATTACACGGTTtgctcgtattattataatcgatataggtaataatagacatatatatatatatatatatatatataatattataaactcggTAGCCGcagccattataataatatataatacgacggtatataggtacgtaaaaacACGAGCAAGTTTGaaaatcgtgtgtgtgtgtgtgtgtgtgcgcgtgtgtgtgagAGAGCTCTCGAGCGGATGAGGAGGAGACGAAGACGACcggacgacgactacgacgaagAGCTACGCAGCAGAAGCCGCTCGACCCCTCGGGGACGACGTGCGCGTGCGCGTGTAAGTCGTGCGGCGGACACGCGGGCGGGGGAGAATCGTAGACCCGCGCGCGATTATTAAAcagtagcccgaaatcgtcggGTCGCGCCGTCGGCGGAAACGTCAGACACATAATTTAAGTATACTGCgagtgaattataatatacgcactcgcgtctcgtcgtcgtcgtcgtcgcagtCCGggtgctaataataataatggtttttaatAGAAACGatgtaggaaaaaaaataaataatatgatattatatagttgcgcattatattatatatatatatatatatatacaaaatattatgtatataataatattatgtacacggcCGCAGCTGGGTCGTCGtacgtattacaatattataatataatgataccaTAGAATATCGTGTACCCGGTATGGCTGGTGGTGCCTACATAATAGTCGCGCGGCCACAGATGTTCGTGTTTCGGACGAGTTTTCCAGCACCCGCGGTACTGCCC
Above is a window of Metopolophium dirhodum isolate CAU chromosome 3, ASM1992520v1, whole genome shotgun sequence DNA encoding:
- the LOC132940688 gene encoding uncharacterized protein LOC132940688 — protein: MKDTNLDITQIITKEKIAQPPWASSYLINTELSCLYKQQTSPHIFKSFFKSIISNYNDSQEVYTDGSKTQEGVGFSIIFPNKIFLHKLPPYCSIFTAEALAILMAIETILQEAHSNFIILSDSLSTIRSLQNPFNPGDIASKILNNLTLASGLGKNIVIMWIPGHSGIIGNEVADEHASTAINNKDTVLINKIDIHRWTNPNINRKEDTVLNRLRSGHTRMTHGFLMAREEAPICQPAEPC